TTTATGGCCACGACGCTTTCCCTGGTGAGCTTCTCCTGCACGGGTCCCATCATTGGTACGCTGCTGGTACAGGCGGCTTCCATGGGAGCGTTGCTGGGGCCCGCCGTGGGTATGTTCGGCTTTGCGCTGGCCCTGGCTCTGCCCTTCACGCTGTTTTCCCTGTTTCCCTCTTGGATGAAAACCCTGCCCAAATCGGGGGGCTGGCTTAATTCCGTAAAGGTCACGCTGGGAATTCTGGAGCTGGCCCTGGCCCTGAAGTTTTTATCCAACGTCGATCTGGCCTACCACTGGCAGTGGTTTGACCGCGAAGTCTTTCTAGTACTCTGGATCATTCTCTTTGGCGTGCTGGGTTTCTATTTGCTGGGCAAGCTTCGCTTTGCGCAAGATTCGCCGCTGGTTTCCTTGTCGGTACCCCGCTTTTTTCTGGCGGTGCTCGCCCTGAGCTTTTCGCTCTACATGATTCCGGGCCTGTGGGGAGCCCCTTTGAAAGCCATCGCGGCTTTTCTGCCCCCGCAGCAGACCCAGGATTTTGATCTGTACTCCGCCAGTCTGGCCGGGCATGTGGGTGCACCGAAGGAAAGCCACCCCACCCGTAAGTACGGCGATTTGTTTCATGCCCCCCTGGGCCTGGATGCTTTTTTTGATTACGAGCAAGGGCTGGCCTACGCCCGAAAGGTGAATAAGCCCGTCTTGATTGATTTTACGGGGCATGCCTGCGTGAATTGTCGAAAAATGGAGGCCACCGTCTGGCCCGACCCCGCCGTCTTACAAACCATTCGCGAAAAGTACGTCTTGATTCAGCTCTACGTCGATGATAAAACCGAGCTAGCGGCTGCGGAACAAACGGTGGTCAGCGGAAAGCCCATTCGCACGATTGGCAAGAAGTGGAGCAATTTGCAGGCCAGCCACTTTTTATCCAATTCTCAGCCGTACTACGTGCTGCTGGATGCGAACACCGAGCGGCCTTTGGTCAGGCCACAGGGAGCCAATTATGACACCAATGAATTTCTCGCTTTTTTGAATACGGGCCTAGCGAGCAAACTTAAGTAAAAAGTAGTGAACACGTTTTGGTTAAGAGGAGATCGATAGGGCTTTCTCGCTGAGGAAGTTCTATCTTCATTAACCGGGTTTTGGATCAA
This region of Siphonobacter curvatus genomic DNA includes:
- a CDS encoding protein-disulfide reductase DsbD family protein, with protein sequence MLLHFFPLKRWLRIGAMGLLVLLGLLSTTGVWAQDSLSINDLEFTPVEETTDSVGASTQTTVSADTSAQSLSGVANTPATPSAESESLWMTFVAGLLGGLAAIFMPCIFPLLPMTVSFFTKQAESKSSGVRNALLYGFSIIVIYVSLGLLITVLFGADALNNLSTNGLFNFAFFLLLVVFAASFLGAFEIMLPTSWANKMDQKADQGGLLGIFFMATTLSLVSFSCTGPIIGTLLVQAASMGALLGPAVGMFGFALALALPFTLFSLFPSWMKTLPKSGGWLNSVKVTLGILELALALKFLSNVDLAYHWQWFDREVFLVLWIILFGVLGFYLLGKLRFAQDSPLVSLSVPRFFLAVLALSFSLYMIPGLWGAPLKAIAAFLPPQQTQDFDLYSASLAGHVGAPKESHPTRKYGDLFHAPLGLDAFFDYEQGLAYARKVNKPVLIDFTGHACVNCRKMEATVWPDPAVLQTIREKYVLIQLYVDDKTELAAAEQTVVSGKPIRTIGKKWSNLQASHFLSNSQPYYVLLDANTERPLVRPQGANYDTNEFLAFLNTGLASKLK